A genomic window from Solanum stenotomum isolate F172 chromosome 10, ASM1918654v1, whole genome shotgun sequence includes:
- the LOC125841833 gene encoding probable glycosyltransferase At5g03795 translates to MRKFLRRIIVVLFFRVNWKKLFVIGTILTVFRVVFQIYSLPNPLTEWISSPPLDVSSYQRLINHGNKSRELELSVTSDNQLKMSKHLPAVVSLNSTARANRLMRVMERRARLLRRRRRKKQARIVEKIVYPPPPVVPDHLQRFIASLTPNEALAYARREIEQAPLVTDDPDLYAPLFRNISNFKRSYEMMELLLKVYIYKEGDRPIFHEPHLLGIYSSEGWFMKLMEENPYFVTRDPEKAHLFYLPYSSRQLQMAVYVPGSHNLRPLSEFLRDYVNMLAAKYPFWNRTHGTDHFLVACHDWGPYILKDHEELIRNTIKALCNADISEGIFKAGKDVSLPETAVRNIGKPLVNVGGKRVSQRPILAFFAGNMHGPVRPKLLKYWSDRDEDMKIYGPLPTKVSRVMSYADHMKSSKFCLCPMGFEVNSPRIVEAIYYECVPVIIADNLALPFDEVLDWSAFSLIVSEEDIPKLKEILLSIPLRRYQVMQNNVKRVQKHFHWNAMPFRFDLFHMILHSIWSRRLNQFQESQIS, encoded by the exons ATGAGGAAATTCTTGCGGCGAATAATTGTTGTTCTGTTCTTCAGAGTTAACTGGAAGAAACTCTTTGTTATAGGCACTATTTTAACAGTGTTCAGAGTTGTCTTTCAAATTTATAGCCTCCCTAATCCTTTAACTGAATGGATTAGCTCTCCACCCTTGGATGTTTCATCTTACCAACGCCTAATAAATCACGGAAACAAATCGAGGGAACTTGAACTTTCAGTAACATCTGATAACCAGTTGAAAATGAGTAAGCATTTGCCCGCGGTTGTTTCACTCAACTCTACAGCCAGAGCAAACCGATTAATGAGAGTTATGGAAAGACGAGCAAGACTTCTGAGGCGTAGAAGACGCAAGAAGCAGGCACGTATAGTAGAAAAGATTGTTTATCCGCCTCCACCTGTTGTGCCTGATCACTTGCAA AGATTTATCGCGTCGTTGACACCAAATGAGGCACTTGCATATGCTAGAAGGGAGATTGAGCAAGCTCCTTTAGTCACCGATGATCCAGACTTGTATGCTCCTCTTTTTAGGAATATTTCCAACTTTAAGAG GAGCTATGAGATGATGGAACTTCTACTCAAAGTTTACATTTACAAAGAAGGAGACAGGCCTATTTTCCACGAACCTCATCTTCTGGGAATTTATTCGTCCGAGGGATGGTTCATGAAATTGATGGAGGAAAATCCCTACTTTGTCACTAGGGACCCTGAGAAGGCTCACCTATTCTATCTGCCATATAGTTCACGACAGTTGCAGATGGCAGTTTATGTGCCTGGCTCGCATAATCTTAGGCCGTTGTCAGAATTCCTGCGAGACTATGTGAACATGCTAGCTGCAAAGTATCCCTTCTGGAATCGTACACACGGAACAGATCACTTTCTAGTTGCTTGCCACGATTGG GGGCCTTACATTTTAAAGGATCACGAGGAGCTAATTCGAAACACTATAAAAGCTCTCTGCAATGCAGATATATCAGAAGGAATATTTAAAGCTGGAAAGGATGTTTCCCTTCCGGAGACCGCCGTAAGAAATATCGGTAAGCCTCTAGTAAATGTTGGTGGAAAAAGAGTGTCACAACGCCCTATCCTCGCCTTTTTTGCTGGAAATATGCACGGACCAGTCCGTCCCAAACTCCTCAAGTACTGGAGTGACCGAGATGAAGACATGAAAATTTACGGGCCTCTACCTACCAAAGTCTCAAGAGTAATGTCTTATGCTGACCACATGAAATCAAGCAAGTTCTGTCTTTGTCCAATGGGTTTTGAAGTGAACAGTCCAAGGATCGTCGAGGCAATATACTACGAGTGTGTACCAGTGATCATTGCTGATAATCTTGCCCTCCCATTTGACGAAGTGCTCGATTGGAGTGCTTTCTCATTGATAGTTTCTGAGGAAGATATTCCTAAGCTGAAGGAGATTCTGTTAAGTATACCTTTACGACGTTATCAGGTGATGCAAAATAACGTCAAGAGGGTGCAGAAGCATTTTCATTGGAATGCAATGCCATTTAGATTTGATCTCTTCCATATGATTCTGCACTCCATTTGGTCCAGAAGGCTCAACCAGTTTCAAGAATCACAGATATCATAA